In Candidatus Nitrosarchaeum limnium SFB1, the following proteins share a genomic window:
- a CDS encoding hypothetical protein (hypothetical protein Nmar_0447), whose amino-acid sequence MSDELKKLSEQVHENVTSFDFDGKDVPCIILGEIKYDELISKVAGTALSIDTDLNILQDGLGHVFVEIVLRFSQGGIVEKILINANEKLSFFEALAKTSMLAISSPKSHYGKDNVFMIQLPRPEKAENALEIIKHGLKPSNKK is encoded by the coding sequence ATGTCTGATGAATTAAAGAAACTATCTGAACAGGTTCATGAAAATGTAACCTCTTTTGATTTTGATGGAAAAGATGTTCCATGTATAATTTTAGGAGAAATAAAATATGATGAATTAATATCCAAAGTTGCAGGGACAGCGCTTTCTATTGATACTGATCTTAATATCTTGCAAGATGGATTAGGCCACGTCTTTGTAGAAATCGTTTTAAGATTTTCTCAAGGTGGAATCGTTGAAAAAATATTGATTAATGCAAACGAGAAACTATCTTTTTTTGAGGCTCTTGCAAAAACTTCAATGCTTGCCATATCATCCCCCAAATCTCATTATGGAAAAGATAATGTCTTTATGATTCAGTTGCCTAGACCTGAAAAAGCAGAAAATGCTCTAGAGATCATTAAGCACGGGTTAAAACCAAGTAATAAAAAATAA
- a CDS encoding 4Fe-4S ferredoxin iron-sulfur binding domain-containing protein yields MSLLLKDRVWSMEAPTAKRGVYPLHGFKLGLYRLPIKLEDPLEIKSVHDGLKKAFEMDAYADRVFATYRWKEQNMKDPDAKGYEEVELSVTVEIVSGEVVDIIYQIFPIEKFGDPNWVKDYRKKADHFAKMVIDTILRNTILADKMISYLAKAEKLNHTQAIARLEELTPLAKIVLNAKPKPTEATDEEIVEEDGGDIAIPDGAKPGPIDVAYKSKMKPSTPFDVNGYTIKTWGRKGANNGILGVWGEFVSVDYDICIADGGCIEACPVGVYEWFDTPGNPASEKKPLMSKEPDCIFCLACEGVCPPQAIKIFEQK; encoded by the coding sequence ATGTCATTACTCTTAAAAGATCGAGTTTGGTCTATGGAAGCACCCACTGCAAAACGTGGTGTTTATCCTTTACACGGTTTCAAACTAGGACTTTATAGATTGCCCATAAAACTTGAAGATCCACTTGAAATTAAATCGGTACATGACGGTTTGAAAAAAGCATTTGAAATGGATGCCTATGCAGACAGAGTCTTTGCAACATATCGTTGGAAAGAACAAAATATGAAAGATCCTGATGCAAAAGGATACGAAGAGGTAGAACTATCCGTTACAGTAGAAATTGTTAGCGGCGAAGTCGTCGATATAATTTATCAAATTTTCCCAATTGAAAAATTCGGTGATCCAAACTGGGTTAAAGACTATAGAAAAAAGGCTGACCATTTTGCAAAAATGGTAATTGATACTATACTGCGCAATACCATATTGGCAGATAAGATGATCTCTTATCTTGCAAAGGCAGAGAAACTAAATCACACACAAGCAATTGCAAGACTAGAAGAACTCACACCTCTAGCAAAAATTGTTCTTAATGCTAAACCAAAACCAACAGAAGCAACTGATGAAGAAATTGTTGAAGAAGATGGTGGCGATATTGCAATTCCAGACGGTGCAAAACCAGGTCCAATCGATGTTGCATACAAATCAAAAATGAAACCATCTACTCCATTTGATGTCAATGGGTATACTATCAAGACTTGGGGTAGAAAAGGTGCAAATAATGGAATCTTGGGTGTATGGGGAGAATTTGTATCCGTTGATTATGATATTTGTATTGCCGACGGTGGATGCATTGAAGCATGTCCTGTTGGTGTCTATGAATGGTTTGACACACCTGGAAATCCCGCATCTGAGAAAAAACCTCTTATGTCAAAAGAACCAGATTGTATCTTTTGTCTTGCATGCGAAGGCGTCTGTCCCCCACAAGCAATCAAGATATTTGAGCAAAAATAA
- a CDS encoding tRNA intron endonuclease, producing MLIWKTDNFLFIMEETPLVKGELVSDQTCISNKEMIHELQLKGYGEIEKEKLFLKSFESLYLLYSEKLILHKGKRTINFDDLMNICQKNDSETLTKFLIYRDLKTRGYVVKDGFGFGSDFRVYERGQFGEKGAKFLIFGLNEGQQEKMGALQKKIEQITQMGKEPVIAVIERRGEVIYYKINRMNFYENKSGLEEQSQL from the coding sequence ATGCTTATATGGAAAACTGATAATTTTCTTTTCATTATGGAAGAAACTCCTCTTGTAAAAGGTGAATTAGTCTCAGATCAAACATGTATTTCAAATAAAGAAATGATTCATGAGCTCCAACTCAAAGGTTATGGGGAAATTGAAAAAGAAAAATTATTTCTAAAGTCATTTGAATCTCTTTATCTTCTATATTCTGAGAAATTAATTCTACACAAAGGCAAAAGAACAATCAATTTTGATGATTTGATGAATATCTGTCAAAAAAATGATTCTGAAACTTTGACAAAGTTTTTGATTTACAGAGATTTGAAAACCCGAGGATACGTAGTTAAAGACGGATTTGGATTTGGCTCTGACTTTCGTGTATATGAGAGAGGACAGTTTGGTGAAAAAGGTGCAAAGTTTCTAATTTTTGGTCTCAATGAAGGACAGCAAGAAAAGATGGGTGCTTTGCAGAAAAAAATTGAACAAATTACTCAGATGGGAAAAGAACCTGTGATAGCAGTTATAGAAAGACGTGGTGAAGTAATCTATTATAAAATTAATAGAATGAATTTTTATGAAAATAAATCTGGACTAGAAGAACAATCTCAACTTTAA
- a CDS encoding hypothetical protein (hypothetical protein Nmar_0442) — MEDKTKRGLTVKETSLDEKLNVQADKGMIHDMDGIGHWVPIRWYFSKDLFDLNTVSGYAEVMEKKYTEMRELTCPDDSD, encoded by the coding sequence ATGGAAGATAAAACAAAACGTGGCCTTACAGTAAAGGAGACATCACTTGATGAAAAATTAAATGTCCAAGCTGACAAAGGTATGATTCACGATATGGATGGAATAGGTCATTGGGTCCCAATTCGTTGGTATTTTTCAAAGGATCTTTTTGATCTCAACACAGTAAGTGGATATGCAGAAGTCATGGAAAAAAAATACACTGAGATGCGTGAACTTACATGCCCTGACGACAGTGACTGA
- a CDS encoding rhodanese domain-containing protein, giving the protein MNADLYYNMSYAHPEVLVNTEWVSKNPPNENRKLVEVDYDPVNGYQKGHINGASLIWWKRDINDPITRDIINKKQFEALMSKNGITKDTEVILYGDFNNWFAAFVFWVFKYYGHENLKIMDGGRKKWELEKKSYTTEEPKFTPTTYKAQPPDEGLRAYLFDVSRALGREDTVMVDVRSPKEFSGEITAPPEYPMEHAQRGGHIPKANNIPWATAVNDADGTFKSVNELKQNYESKGVTPDKDVICYCRIGERSSHSWFVLKYLLGYSKVRNYDGSWTEWGNMIGNPVEK; this is encoded by the coding sequence ATGAATGCAGATTTGTACTATAACATGAGTTATGCACATCCAGAAGTCTTGGTAAATACAGAATGGGTGTCAAAAAACCCACCAAACGAAAATCGTAAACTAGTTGAAGTCGACTATGATCCTGTAAATGGATATCAAAAAGGTCACATTAATGGTGCCAGCTTAATTTGGTGGAAGAGGGACATTAACGATCCAATAACTCGTGATATTATCAACAAAAAACAATTTGAGGCATTAATGTCTAAAAATGGTATTACAAAAGATACCGAAGTAATTCTTTATGGTGATTTTAATAATTGGTTTGCAGCATTTGTCTTCTGGGTTTTCAAATACTATGGACATGAGAATCTGAAAATCATGGATGGTGGAAGAAAGAAATGGGAATTAGAAAAAAAATCATACACTACTGAAGAACCAAAATTTACACCAACTACATACAAAGCTCAACCACCAGATGAAGGACTGCGAGCTTATCTCTTTGATGTTAGCAGAGCACTTGGTAGAGAAGATACTGTGATGGTTGATGTGAGATCTCCAAAAGAATTTTCTGGTGAGATTACCGCACCTCCAGAATACCCAATGGAGCATGCACAAAGAGGTGGTCACATTCCTAAAGCAAATAATATTCCTTGGGCAACTGCTGTAAATGATGCTGATGGTACATTCAAGTCAGTGAATGAACTAAAACAAAATTATGAATCAAAAGGCGTAACACCTGACAAAGATGTTATCTGTTATTGTAGAATTGGAGAAAGATCATCTCACAGTTGGTTTGTTCTAAAATATCTTCTAGGTTATTCTAAGGTTCGAAACTATGATGGTTCCTGGACTGAGTGGGGTAACATGATTGGCAATCCTGTGGAAAAGTAA
- a CDS encoding Permeases of the major facilitator superfamily, with amino-acid sequence IGATAVWTIFPLMLMEKLGAELYQVSIVYVANTVMAFITMNLMASKIKLSNPTKFKIGIGSTSFVFVGLALITDWWMAMPFMALVGVTWGLLFIAGNFHLMENNPRSTSTGIFSSTISISTVVGPVIAGSIAFLFDYHAVMYFAVVIIIVAFGVSLKIKQ; translated from the coding sequence TATTGGAGCTACTGCAGTTTGGACAATTTTTCCATTAATGTTAATGGAAAAATTAGGTGCCGAGCTTTATCAAGTATCAATAGTATATGTTGCAAATACAGTGATGGCATTTATCACAATGAATTTGATGGCAAGTAAAATTAAACTCTCAAATCCAACTAAATTCAAAATAGGGATTGGCAGTACTTCATTTGTCTTTGTAGGGTTGGCATTAATTACAGATTGGTGGATGGCAATGCCATTTATGGCACTAGTAGGAGTAACGTGGGGATTATTGTTTATTGCAGGGAATTTTCATTTGATGGAAAACAATCCACGGTCTACATCAACTGGGATTTTTAGCTCTACAATATCTATTTCAACAGTTGTAGGTCCAGTGATTGCAGGAAGTATTGCGTTCTTATTTGATTATCATGCTGTAATGTATTTTGCAGTTGTAATAATTATTGTAGCATTTGGAGTATCTCTAAAAATAAAACAATAG
- a CDS encoding glycosyl transferase family protein has product MALNPFTQFVFDLFIISAIIITAYTCNFYYLTYLSVKRKAILSTNEIGTPTITIQLPIYNEKYVAKRLVDAVCAMDYPKEKMMIMVLDDSDDDTVELLFDVVAKYKKEGFQIEHIRRGTRKGYKAGALKYAMTITDTEFVAIFDADFIPPNWFLKKAMPHFVKPDIGLVQCRWGHVNENYSAITQAQALSLDFHFLIEQKAKSNSNLFMNFNGTAGIWRSDCIADAGGWHTATLVEDLDLSYRAQMKGWKCLFLPDIVVDAELPVQMNAAKRQQFRWAKGSIQCAIKLLADIALKRKISVEAKIQAFVQLTRHIVYPLMLIQFLTLPVLLAADMNLYLVSFVPALTIATYLAMGPGAYIMIIQSMYQKSWKSKVKILPALLVYNAGMSVNNSVAVFDAIFGKKNEFLRTPKYGIINKKDDWRDKSYNLPFTKTTLLEIFFGVYGLMGILISIFSNNPIFAPIIGLQTVGFFYISYMSLSHTRFKRIKSDIVPVLTKSEKMAKRTYQLSMIGVLAIIVFGGFMAINGYHSDIYPLDRMRGNLDGIIGSSDPVEIKNHLNAIKQDLAIVMEKLPESKNPVWIFPTESTNFLRIERDVNQLQVNAETISSVPKDSAAFQTGISNIGERSLSLRQNIMDATPYMFVSVSNIIFSTMWIAAILGIFTALKRRRDQLTKFDETAGV; this is encoded by the coding sequence ATGGCTCTTAATCCTTTTACTCAATTTGTTTTTGATCTTTTCATCATCTCTGCAATTATCATAACAGCATATACTTGTAATTTCTATTATCTTACCTATCTATCTGTAAAGCGAAAAGCTATCCTTTCTACCAATGAAATTGGCACCCCCACTATTACTATTCAATTGCCAATTTACAATGAAAAGTATGTGGCAAAGAGGCTAGTTGATGCAGTTTGTGCAATGGATTACCCAAAAGAAAAGATGATGATAATGGTCTTAGATGACTCTGATGATGATACAGTTGAACTTTTGTTTGATGTTGTTGCAAAATACAAAAAAGAAGGATTTCAAATTGAGCATATACGACGTGGTACTAGAAAAGGGTACAAGGCAGGTGCTCTAAAATATGCAATGACAATTACTGATACAGAATTTGTAGCAATCTTTGATGCAGATTTTATCCCACCCAATTGGTTTTTGAAAAAAGCAATGCCTCATTTTGTAAAACCTGACATTGGGTTAGTTCAATGTAGATGGGGACATGTAAATGAAAATTATTCTGCAATTACTCAAGCACAAGCACTTAGTCTTGACTTTCATTTTCTAATAGAGCAAAAAGCAAAAAGCAATTCTAATTTGTTTATGAACTTTAATGGTACTGCAGGAATTTGGAGAAGTGATTGTATAGCCGATGCAGGTGGATGGCATACGGCCACTCTTGTTGAAGATCTTGACTTGAGTTATAGAGCTCAAATGAAAGGATGGAAATGTCTTTTTTTACCTGATATTGTAGTTGATGCTGAATTACCTGTTCAGATGAATGCAGCTAAAAGGCAGCAGTTTCGATGGGCAAAAGGTTCTATTCAATGTGCAATTAAATTATTGGCAGACATTGCACTCAAACGTAAAATTAGTGTCGAAGCAAAAATTCAAGCATTTGTACAACTGACTCGTCATATTGTCTATCCCTTAATGTTAATTCAATTTCTGACACTACCTGTTCTTTTAGCAGCTGACATGAATCTCTATTTGGTTAGTTTTGTTCCTGCATTGACTATTGCAACATATCTTGCAATGGGTCCAGGTGCATACATTATGATCATTCAAAGTATGTATCAAAAATCTTGGAAATCCAAAGTCAAGATTTTGCCTGCATTACTTGTTTACAATGCAGGAATGTCTGTAAATAATAGCGTCGCTGTCTTTGATGCAATCTTTGGAAAGAAAAATGAATTTCTTAGAACCCCTAAATATGGAATAATCAACAAAAAAGATGATTGGAGAGATAAATCATACAATTTACCTTTTACAAAAACTACGTTACTAGAGATCTTTTTTGGTGTTTATGGGCTGATGGGAATTTTAATTTCCATTTTTTCAAATAATCCTATTTTTGCACCAATTATAGGGTTGCAAACTGTTGGATTTTTTTACATCTCATACATGAGCCTGTCTCACACTCGATTTAAAAGAATTAAATCAGACATTGTTCCTGTTTTAACCAAGTCAGAAAAAATGGCAAAAAGAACATATCAATTATCCATGATTGGAGTACTTGCAATTATTGTTTTTGGAGGGTTTATGGCCATTAACGGATATCATTCTGATATTTACCCACTTGATAGAATGCGCGGTAATTTAGATGGAATTATTGGCTCCTCTGATCCTGTTGAGATTAAGAATCACTTGAATGCAATAAAACAAGATTTGGCAATTGTTATGGAGAAATTACCAGAAAGTAAAAACCCTGTATGGATATTTCCTACTGAATCTACCAACTTCCTTAGAATAGAACGTGATGTTAATCAATTACAAGTAAACGCTGAAACAATATCTAGTGTGCCAAAAGATAGTGCTGCATTTCAAACTGGTATATCTAACATAGGAGAACGTTCTTTGTCTCTTCGTCAAAATATAATGGATGCAACTCCATACATGTTTGTCAGCGTATCTAACATCATATTTAGTACAATGTGGATTGCTGCAATATTGGGAATCTTTACAGCCCTGAAACGAAGAAGAGATCAATTAACTAAATTTGATGAAACAGCTGGAGTCTAA
- a CDS encoding 50S ribosomal protein L10e, whose amino-acid sequence MHGANYRVGKGQPFCRKEFIKGNPQIKIAKFQGGKRANYDYCVQLLINEKVQIRHMAIESCRLAANKLLEQTTGETGYFSRLRIYPHVLLRENKMVATAGADRISEGMRRAWGKATSLGARVARGQCIMEFYVNAPHLEKAKKALSSACVKIPGTATIKVIPWDQKMSP is encoded by the coding sequence ATGCATGGTGCAAATTATAGAGTTGGAAAAGGACAACCATTCTGTAGAAAAGAATTCATCAAGGGTAATCCCCAAATAAAAATTGCCAAATTCCAAGGTGGAAAAAGAGCAAATTACGATTATTGTGTTCAATTACTCATAAATGAAAAAGTCCAGATCAGACATATGGCCATAGAATCTTGTAGATTAGCTGCAAACAAACTACTAGAACAAACAACAGGTGAAACAGGCTACTTTTCAAGACTCAGGATTTATCCTCATGTATTACTTAGAGAAAACAAAATGGTTGCTACTGCAGGTGCAGATAGAATTTCAGAGGGAATGCGAAGAGCATGGGGAAAGGCTACTAGCCTAGGAGCTAGAGTGGCTCGAGGTCAATGCATCATGGAATTTTATGTGAATGCACCACATTTAGAAAAAGCAAAAAAAGCACTTTCAAGTGCTTGTGTTAAAATTCCAGGAACTGCAACAATCAAAGTTATTCCCTGGGATCAAAAAATGTCACCATAG
- a CDS encoding hypothetical protein (hypothetical protein Nmar_0448): MDKVLMEKIKQKIHETISNKDEIRQIIQSLSSIDNSKSFALGIIVGRLYNAFYYQTKRILNREPTEIEFIEFLEFIKNKKSDLENLW; encoded by the coding sequence ATGGATAAAGTACTAATGGAAAAAATCAAACAAAAAATCCATGAAACAATTTCAAACAAAGACGAAATACGACAAATCATACAATCACTTTCAAGTATTGATAATTCCAAATCCTTTGCATTGGGAATTATTGTTGGTAGATTATACAACGCATTCTACTATCAGACAAAACGAATTCTGAACAGAGAACCAACAGAAATAGAATTTATTGAATTTTTAGAATTTATCAAAAACAAGAAATCTGACTTGGAAAATCTATGGTGA
- a CDS encoding nucleotide binding protein, PINc, giving the protein MDPDKESTNAAIASAKETGDYPQLSKQDISIIALCISIKGEIISDDFAITNVAKNIGLKVSPIMTNTFQDVGKWVHYCPGCHTNHTTGKECPMCGTPLKKKLLKGQSPSIPVNE; this is encoded by the coding sequence ATGGATCCAGATAAAGAATCAACTAATGCGGCAATAGCATCTGCCAAAGAAACCGGGGACTATCCGCAACTATCAAAACAAGATATTTCAATAATTGCACTATGCATTAGCATTAAAGGTGAAATAATTTCAGATGATTTTGCAATTACAAATGTTGCAAAAAACATTGGATTGAAAGTATCGCCAATTATGACAAATACATTTCAAGATGTCGGTAAATGGGTTCATTACTGTCCAGGTTGTCATACAAATCATACAACTGGAAAAGAATGTCCTATGTGTGGAACTCCACTAAAGAAAAAATTACTCAAGGGGCAATCGCCTTCCATACCAGTCAACGAATGA
- a CDS encoding ATP-NAD/AcoX kinase, translating into MKLHKVAVVSKVGSKDSEDAAKKIAKKFLAKKSIVYTISPIEVEGSKKVESLDELKKEKLDLVVTLGGDGTTLRVFRYLENETPILTINVGGNRGILSEITIEEIDEAIERIEKDKFFLDKRTRVVASCGGKEFPPALNEIYICRTNLTKTAEIEIKFQNDTVKQKMDGVIIATPSGSTGHSFSLGGPILHESLDVLIITPVAPVYRLESIVVPDEKIEIISSHDCSIVMDAQVVKSAGYGEPIIIKKYSKPAVFVRLKKRGLRQMSKLGF; encoded by the coding sequence TTGAAACTTCATAAAGTCGCAGTGGTCAGCAAGGTAGGTTCAAAAGATTCAGAGGATGCAGCAAAAAAAATAGCAAAAAAATTCCTAGCAAAAAAATCTATAGTTTACACCATTTCACCAATAGAAGTAGAAGGCTCAAAAAAGGTAGAATCACTTGACGAGTTAAAAAAAGAGAAACTTGACCTCGTAGTCACTTTAGGTGGTGATGGAACGACACTCAGAGTTTTTAGATATTTAGAAAACGAAACTCCAATTCTAACAATTAACGTAGGTGGCAATAGAGGAATATTATCTGAAATTACAATTGAAGAGATAGATGAAGCAATAGAGAGAATTGAAAAGGACAAATTCTTTCTAGATAAACGAACCAGAGTGGTAGCATCATGTGGTGGCAAAGAGTTTCCTCCTGCATTAAATGAGATCTACATTTGCAGAACAAACCTTACAAAGACTGCAGAGATCGAGATAAAATTTCAAAACGACACAGTAAAGCAGAAGATGGATGGGGTCATAATAGCTACCCCAAGTGGCTCAACGGGACACTCATTTTCTTTGGGAGGGCCAATACTTCATGAAAGTCTAGATGTTTTGATCATTACACCTGTAGCACCAGTGTATAGATTAGAGTCAATTGTAGTGCCAGATGAAAAAATAGAAATAATCTCATCTCATGATTGTAGTATAGTAATGGATGCGCAGGTAGTAAAATCGGCAGGGTATGGGGAACCGATAATTATAAAGAAGTATAGTAAACCAGCAGTCTTTGTTAGATTGAAAAAACGAGGACTGAGACAGATGAGTAAACTTGGATTTTAG
- a CDS encoding sodium/hydrogen exchanger, translated as MNNFAQQIDLSGISDGLNQIYSGLLGAVTYTPHTSFITDLAFIMIIGAIATLAFFKIKQPLIIGYLFGGMLLGPLSPLWTWILPAGSNSSDVLASTGILTDVSALNLFSEIGVILLLFVIGIEFPFAKIKSTGKMAIGVGTIGLFTTLGAIFYAGSLLGLNSMDSLFIAAALSISSTAVIVKILEEMGRIKSESTILVLGILIVEDVVAVILISSLQSIALVGSVSIESIVVVIIVAIGLIVGTFTIGTRVITPLIDRVAAAEHREILLLSVLGVCFGYALLANIVGLSVAIGAFLAGVLVAESKSSEVSKLLASPIKDMFVAIFFISVGALMDVSQLQNYIVLSIALIILAIAMKFSGNMLGNFIFRQQRTKGIRSAFTLAAPRGEFSIVIIKTGVDIGAVSAFLFPMIGVISIVTAFLTPFMIKASDKITPMLEKKNV; from the coding sequence GTGAATAATTTTGCTCAACAAATTGATCTGTCTGGAATTTCTGACGGTTTAAATCAAATATATTCTGGACTTTTGGGAGCTGTTACCTATACCCCTCACACTTCATTTATCACTGATTTAGCTTTTATCATGATTATAGGGGCTATTGCAACTCTAGCTTTCTTTAAAATAAAACAACCTTTGATCATAGGATATCTTTTTGGTGGAATGCTGTTGGGACCTCTTTCCCCTCTTTGGACTTGGATATTGCCTGCAGGGAGTAATTCATCTGATGTTCTAGCAAGTACTGGAATTCTCACTGATGTATCTGCATTGAATCTGTTCTCAGAAATTGGTGTTATTTTACTTCTTTTTGTAATTGGAATTGAATTTCCTTTTGCAAAAATCAAGAGTACTGGAAAAATGGCAATTGGTGTTGGTACTATTGGTTTGTTTACCACATTAGGTGCAATTTTTTATGCCGGAAGTTTACTCGGACTAAATTCCATGGATTCCTTATTTATTGCAGCTGCCCTTTCTATTTCTAGTACTGCTGTTATTGTAAAAATTCTTGAAGAGATGGGGCGAATCAAGAGTGAATCTACTATTCTTGTTTTGGGTATATTGATTGTTGAAGACGTAGTTGCAGTTATTTTAATTTCATCTCTACAATCCATTGCTTTGGTTGGAAGTGTTTCCATAGAATCTATCGTAGTTGTAATTATTGTTGCAATTGGTTTGATTGTAGGCACTTTTACCATCGGGACAAGAGTTATCACTCCTCTAATTGATCGAGTAGCTGCAGCTGAACATAGAGAAATTTTATTGTTAAGTGTTCTAGGTGTATGTTTTGGTTATGCATTATTGGCAAACATTGTTGGACTGTCTGTTGCGATAGGGGCATTTCTTGCTGGAGTACTCGTTGCAGAATCAAAGTCATCTGAAGTCTCAAAGCTTTTGGCAAGTCCTATAAAGGATATGTTTGTAGCAATTTTCTTTATCTCCGTAGGTGCTCTGATGGACGTATCTCAACTTCAAAATTATATTGTTTTATCAATCGCATTAATTATACTGGCAATTGCCATGAAGTTTAGCGGGAATATGCTTGGCAATTTCATATTTCGCCAACAACGCACCAAGGGAATTCGTTCAGCCTTTACCTTAGCTGCTCCAAGAGGGGAATTTTCAATTGTGATAATAAAAACTGGGGTGGATATCGGCGCTGTAAGTGCATTTTTGTTCCCGATGATTGGTGTGATTTCAATTGTTACAGCATTTCTAACACCGTTTATGATAAAGGCAAGTGATAAAATAACTCCAATGTTAGAAAAGAAAAATGTCTGA
- a CDS encoding hypothetical protein (hypothetical protein Nmar_0445): protein MVARVSKKTEKDPEKTKKVTKREPTPAAVLKKVAAVTDSSKALQKEIKSMSKIFGDNQKILVSMKGMIDTLSVTLENIQKQSKQINILEDDTQKLYAGLNHVRTQSDLVSKINEQTQRLQEEVTKINELQKTSPKTPELSQRVEDSMNAMRNNSQMIIKIAQRIDEVRDDLRKVSGKTDSLADIGKDIDNLRNSIDEINKKSDNMEVSSQIVTSLNQELGKIKDDVNSVSKTSSELEAIKVAIDTIAVKASKIDSLGGVIEGLKQQFATIAGKADSASDLSMNSIKEVLGKIDKIETEINSLSHRADSTAFVGEGLKSVQEDFTNFKKNVFEKTDNIEQKISSVSDILKRQDALTSEFHKKSDKIFEEMQSVKNVTNKTAKESSKEMMALLKLSEYQSNIRMNAESKYGEIKDLENMATQTAEIVNLFDRLSIEAGEKIPLPHEVRQWAVSKILDCADKWEIRFSDIFAILINTIGKELLKEAIRIQQIRDIYGIRAVDEIRTELNIS from the coding sequence ATGGTTGCTAGGGTATCTAAAAAGACAGAAAAAGATCCAGAAAAAACAAAAAAAGTTACAAAAAGAGAACCAACTCCAGCTGCAGTACTAAAAAAAGTGGCAGCTGTAACAGATTCTAGTAAAGCATTACAGAAAGAAATTAAATCAATGTCAAAGATATTTGGAGATAATCAAAAAATTCTTGTATCCATGAAAGGGATGATTGATACTTTATCAGTCACACTAGAAAACATACAAAAACAATCAAAACAAATTAACATCTTAGAAGACGACACCCAGAAACTGTATGCAGGATTAAATCATGTAAGGACTCAATCAGATCTAGTTTCAAAGATTAATGAACAAACTCAAAGGCTACAAGAAGAAGTAACCAAGATAAATGAATTACAGAAAACATCTCCAAAAACTCCAGAACTATCACAAAGAGTTGAGGATAGCATGAATGCTATGAGAAATAATTCACAGATGATAATAAAAATTGCACAAAGAATCGACGAGGTAAGAGATGATCTAAGAAAGGTATCAGGAAAGACGGACTCTCTAGCAGATATCGGTAAAGATATTGATAATTTAAGAAACAGCATTGATGAAATAAACAAAAAATCAGACAACATGGAAGTGAGTTCGCAGATAGTCACTAGCTTAAATCAAGAGCTTGGAAAAATCAAAGATGATGTAAATTCAGTATCAAAAACTAGCTCAGAGCTAGAAGCGATTAAAGTTGCAATTGACACAATTGCAGTAAAGGCATCAAAAATTGATTCTCTAGGCGGTGTGATTGAAGGGCTAAAGCAGCAGTTTGCAACAATTGCTGGAAAAGCAGATTCTGCATCTGATTTGAGCATGAATTCAATTAAGGAGGTCTTGGGGAAAATTGATAAAATTGAGACTGAGATAAATTCACTATCTCACAGAGCAGATTCCACTGCGTTTGTAGGTGAGGGCTTAAAATCAGTTCAAGAAGACTTTACTAATTTTAAAAAGAATGTGTTTGAAAAGACAGATAACATTGAGCAAAAAATTTCTTCAGTATCAGATATTTTAAAGCGACAAGATGCTCTAACTTCAGAGTTTCATAAAAAATCAGATAAAATATTTGAAGAGATGCAATCAGTAAAAAATGTCACAAACAAAACAGCCAAAGAATCATCAAAGGAGATGATGGCACTACTCAAACTTTCAGAGTATCAATCAAACATCAGAATGAATGCAGAATCAAAATACGGAGAGATAAAAGATCTTGAAAATATGGCAACACAGACAGCTGAAATTGTGAATTTATTCGATAGATTATCAATAGAAGCAGGAGAGAAAATTCCATTACCACATGAAGTCAGGCAGTGGGCAGTTAGTAAAATTTTAGATTGTGCAGACAAGTGGGAGATTAGATTTAGTGATATCTTTGCAATTTTGATAAATACGATCGGAAAAGAATTACTAAAAGAAGCAATCAGAATTCAGCAAATTAGAGATATCTATGGAATTAGAGCTGTAGATGAAATTAGAACAGAGTTGAATATTTCTTAG